CTGCGCTAGATCAAGCAAAGATGCAAGACTTTAAAGAATTGATAGCACTACTGGAAACCCACACATCCTGATTACTCTATGAATCCGAAAGAGCAGCTCAATCTTATCAAGCGTATCAAGTCGATTTCTGAAATAGGATTGATTTATGCCAAAGACCCTTATGACCAAGAGCGGTACGAAGAATTGAAACACATAAGCCTCGAACTGCTATCTGTTGTTGGAGACGCTCCAATTGAAGCGTTAAAGGACTTCTTTGTTCCGGAAAAGGACTATCCAACGCCAAAAGTGGACGTAAGGGCTTTAGTACTGAATGAGAAAGATGAAATTTTGATGGCGAAGGAAAGTGTAGATAATAAATGGACAATCCCCGGGGGTTGGGCGGATATTGGAAGCACCCCTTCGGAAATTGCCGTTAAAGAAGTTGCCGAAGAAACAGGGATTCAAGTAGAAGTTGTACGGTTTTTGGGAGTCTACGATAAACAAGTTCATCCCCATCCACCAGAACCCTATTATATTTACAAGCTTATTTTTCTTTGTAGAATGGTGGGAGGTAACCTCAAACCTGGATTTGATATGTTAGGTGCGGATTTTTTCTCGCTGGACCATCTTCCAGAGCTATCAGAGGAACGAATTTTGGAAAGTCAGTTGAAACACTTGTTCCATTTGGCAAAATCTTCAACAACTGAAGTATATTTTGATTAGCAAAGATGGCATCGGAACTTAAAATAGCATTAATTCAATCCCAGCTACATTGGGAAAATCCAGTAGCGAACAGGGCTATGTTTTCAAAAAAGATAGCCACTATTCCAAAAGATACCGAGTTAATTGTGTTGCCAGAGATGTTTACCACTGGCTTTACCATGAATCCACAGAACATTGATAGTGCGGAAGCTGCTAAAACCATAGCGTGGATGCAGCAAATTGCCCAAGAGAAAAGTGCGGCCATCACGGGAAGTATCGTTTTTACCGAGAAGGATAAAAACTTCAATCGTTTGTTTTTTTGCTTTCCAGACGGAGAATTGGCGGTTTACGATAAAAAGCACACCTTTACTTTGGCAGGAGAGGATAAGGTATATGAAGCAGGAATTACAAAATTGCTTGTTTCCTATAAAGGGTTTAAAATACAACCCATGATCTGCTACGATTTGCGTTTTCCTGTATGGGCTAGAAATACAGAAGACTACGATGTGCTTATCTATGTAGCAAACTGGCCAAAACCGAGAATAGATGCTTGGGATGCCTTGCTCAAAGCCAGAGCTATTGAAAATATGTCTTACTGCATAGGCGTAAATAGGATTGGATTGGATGGGCTTGGGTATGAATATTCAGGCCATTCGGCAGTTTATGATGTACTGGGACACCGAACCGCGTACTCGGAAAAAGAAGAGATAACATATGCAAACCTTGATAAAAAGCACATAAAATCAATGCGCGAAAAACTAAGGTTCTTGGAAGATAGAGATGATTTTAATCTAGTATGATAAAGGTCTGCTCCAGTTCCCAATTAGCCCTAACGTCTATAATATCTGGATAGTAACTTACTTTTTCTGGCTGAATTTTATTGAGGTAGCTCCCCGTATCCCAAACACCGTTGCCATTATCATCAAGAATAACACGGATGGCATATTTTCCAGGGTCTAAATTGTTGAATTCAAAAACCTTGGGTTCTGTTGCTTTGGTTTCACGCACAATTTCACCTTGCTCATCGGTTAACTGAAGGATGAGGGGATACCGAACAGCACCACTTAAGTTTACCCGTAAGTTCCCATAATCGGCAAAACTTCCTGTTGAAAATCTGTACTCTAAAGAGTCATTTTCAATTCCAAAAAAGTCGGTGACAGCACCAGGCAAAAAAGTAAAGCGATAGCTTTCATTTGGCTCAACAGCAAAATCAAAATCAATCTTATTGCTTACAGAATCCACGACATACGTATAAGGTTCGCTTATGGAATCACTTATATAAAAATCAATTTTAGAGGAATCTATTTGGGTCACTGGAGTGTTGGCCAAAAGACTGTACATATCCTCAAAATTGAATTTTCCACTTACGCTAGGACTCAGCTTCAACGAATCCAAACCTAATTTTCTGGTTTTTACGGTAAACGTGTCTATTGCTTCCATTTTTTCATTGCTCACGGTGAAAACAATGGAATCAATATCGGTGGGCGTAAGCCAATAGTCCAAAGTATCCTTTTCACGATCTTTTAGAATCGTGGTTTTTACGGAATCCGGTAATTGGGTCAAAGGTTCAATTTGGATATCTCTATAATCCCCTTGATACCCAAAAAGAATATGATTTTTGGCCACATAACTTGGAAAGGAAACACTGTAATCTGGCTGTTCTTGGAATAGTGTGAGCAAATAGATGGAATCCGTAGGGATTGTAATCGTATCCTGTAAAAATCCTATTTTGTCCTGTCTTTGGTCAAAAGTGTTGTTTTTATTGATATCCTTTATGGCGACCAACTTATATTTTCCTTCTTTTAAGTTTTTAAGCTCGAAAAGTGGAAGACTATCCAACGTATTGGTAATATAATTAGGGGGTGACTTGTAAATCGTGGAATCTGTGTATGCCGTATCTATTTCATAAAGCATAACACTTATAAATTCCTCAGCTTTTCGATTAAAGGCATCCTTAACGGCCCCAGATAAGGTAAGGGAATCAATATAAGACCCAGTTGAAAACACATAGGTCAAAAAACTATTGGGATTTCCCTCGTTGTTGTCCACTATACTCTGTCCAAAGTTGATGGTATAGGTTGTATTTTCTTTGAGGGTATCTTTTAAGGTAACTTCAATATACTTGCTTGCGCCACCTTGAGGCCTTACTTCTGGAGGATATTTTAAAGGTGGAGAAACGATCAATTGGTTTTGTACATCTTCCAGCTTTATAAATTCGTCAAAGTACAGCCGTATTTTTTCTGCTTTAAAATTGATTGAAAAATTATCCGGCTCTGTTCGCAAGAGCTCTGGGGGTGTTTTATCTTCGGGGCCGCCGGTAGGATTTCCTCTTCTGGCACATTGCCAAAGTGCAAGTCCAAGTAGCATGATAAAAGAAAAGCTCAACAGTTTTTTTAGATACCGCATGTAAACAACTAGTATGGAACAAAGAAACAACTAATTTAAAAATTGAAAAGAAGCATTAATAAAATTTAACCCTTATGCAACAACGGCAATACTTAGTACGGAAATACAGATTCCTTCAATTTTGAAGAGTGTTTGTGCGGCCGCTTCTATGGTTGCTCCCGTGGTAATAACATCATCGACCAGTAATACATGGGTAAAATCCTTTTTCGTGTGGACATTCAATTGAAAGATATCCTTTGCATTTTCCCAACGTAACTGTCTGTCTTTTTTGGTTTGGGTTTTTGTGTTGACAACCTTTAGAAGAATGTCATCCCTATATTCAGCATTGATGGATTGCGCTATTTTTTCTGCAAACAATGCTACCTGGTTATAACCTCTTTTCTTCTTTTTTTTAGGATGCAACGGAATAGGAACCACTACATCTACATTCTTTAACGTTTTCTCTTCCTGTAAAGAAGCCCCGATCCAATCTCCAAAAAAGCCACCTATTTGCTCCTGATTTTTATACTTCAAGTAGTGCATAAGGTTCTTTACAATTCCGTTTTTGGTGAAAAAAACGAAGGACATGGCCTTATTTATAGGAATTCTCCCATAAAAAATATGGTCTACTGTATTTTGATCAGTATAGTTATAATCGGTGAGTGGCAGCTCATGTCGACAAACTGCACACAAAATGCGTTCTCCTCTGGTTATTTGGGTATTACATCCAAAACATACCTCTGGCAATAGGATGTTGTTAATATCGTTTAGTATCTTAGCCAACCTTTTTGGAATCAAATCTTATACGTGTTAGAGTAGTCTATTAACCCATGGATGCCCAAGATAATAATTTCAACTACAAGATTATTTTTGCTGCCCTTATCGCGGTAATAGTGGGTATTTTAATAGCTTTCTATTACAGTTATGCGCAATCCAAAAACCAGATGTCTTTTCTGGAACAGGAAAAATCACTTTTAGTAAAGGATTTGACCTTAATGAAGGCTGATGTGGATCGTCTTTCCGGACTTAATGAGGTGAATGAAATCGAATTACAGACTTCAAGGTTCAAGGTACAACAATTGTTGGATTCTGTTGGACGCTTAAACTTCAGCATCACAAAATTGAAGGAAACTCGAAAAGAGCTCCGTATGTTAGGGGTGAAGTTTGATAGCTTAAAACTTAAAAACAATTTTCTTAGATACAACAATAGTGTATTGGCCGACAGGTATGAGGAGACGCGAAGGCAATTAGAAGAGGTAAGAGGAAGGGCAAGCAATATGGAACGCGCGGAATCAATCTTGCGGGAAACAAATAAAGAACTCACCAAAGAACTTAAGATAAAGAGTTACCTAAAACTTCAGAACGCTGAGGGAAGCGGGTTTCGATTACGGGCAGGCAGGCCGTTAAAAACCAATAAGGCATCGACCATAGAAAAATTACGGGGTTGCGTTACGATCTTAAGCGATACGAACGAAGACGGTACCGTGAAAGTTCTATACCTGCAATTTTTAGGCCCTGATATGAAGGTTATCGAAGACAATGCTACCACAATCTCCGTAAGTGGCAATATCTATAGCAAAAAAGTGGAAATTGTTTATACTGGGAGAGAGATCAGTGTTTGTGATGCCATTACCGTCCCAGAAGGTTCCTTGGAAGATGGAATTTACACCCTTAACGTTTTTGAGGACGAAAGACTGTTGGCCTCTACCGAATTTCAGTTGAAATAACCCATTTCTTTTTGGGTAAAATTCTATTTTTGCCCAATGGCAAATCAAGAAGACATTTTTAAGAAGGTTATCTCCCATGCAAAGGAGTATGGCTATGTATTTCAATCCAGTGAAATATACGACGGACTCAGTGCGGTATATGATTATGCGCAGAATGGTGCTGAGTTAAAAAAGAATATTCGGGAGTATTGGTGGCAGGCCATGGTACAGCTCAACGATAATATCGTTGGGATAGATGCCGCCATATTTATGCATCCTACAACCTGGAAAGCTTCCGGCCATGTAGATGCGTTCAATGACCCGTTAATCGATAATAAAGATTCCAAGAAAAGATACCGCGCCGATGTTCTGGTAGAAGACTATGTCGCTAAAATTGAAGCAAAGATTGATAAAGAAGTGACCAAAGCGGC
The nucleotide sequence above comes from Flagellimonas sp. HMM57. Encoded proteins:
- a CDS encoding NUDIX hydrolase N-terminal domain-containing protein produces the protein MNPKEQLNLIKRIKSISEIGLIYAKDPYDQERYEELKHISLELLSVVGDAPIEALKDFFVPEKDYPTPKVDVRALVLNEKDEILMAKESVDNKWTIPGGWADIGSTPSEIAVKEVAEETGIQVEVVRFLGVYDKQVHPHPPEPYYIYKLIFLCRMVGGNLKPGFDMLGADFFSLDHLPELSEERILESQLKHLFHLAKSSTTEVYFD
- a CDS encoding amidohydrolase, producing the protein MASELKIALIQSQLHWENPVANRAMFSKKIATIPKDTELIVLPEMFTTGFTMNPQNIDSAEAAKTIAWMQQIAQEKSAAITGSIVFTEKDKNFNRLFFCFPDGELAVYDKKHTFTLAGEDKVYEAGITKLLVSYKGFKIQPMICYDLRFPVWARNTEDYDVLIYVANWPKPRIDAWDALLKARAIENMSYCIGVNRIGLDGLGYEYSGHSAVYDVLGHRTAYSEKEEITYANLDKKHIKSMREKLRFLEDRDDFNLV
- a CDS encoding Ig-like domain-containing protein, with the protein product MRYLKKLLSFSFIMLLGLALWQCARRGNPTGGPEDKTPPELLRTEPDNFSINFKAEKIRLYFDEFIKLEDVQNQLIVSPPLKYPPEVRPQGGASKYIEVTLKDTLKENTTYTINFGQSIVDNNEGNPNSFLTYVFSTGSYIDSLTLSGAVKDAFNRKAEEFISVMLYEIDTAYTDSTIYKSPPNYITNTLDSLPLFELKNLKEGKYKLVAIKDINKNNTFDQRQDKIGFLQDTITIPTDSIYLLTLFQEQPDYSVSFPSYVAKNHILFGYQGDYRDIQIEPLTQLPDSVKTTILKDREKDTLDYWLTPTDIDSIVFTVSNEKMEAIDTFTVKTRKLGLDSLKLSPSVSGKFNFEDMYSLLANTPVTQIDSSKIDFYISDSISEPYTYVVDSVSNKIDFDFAVEPNESYRFTFLPGAVTDFFGIENDSLEYRFSTGSFADYGNLRVNLSGAVRYPLILQLTDEQGEIVRETKATEPKVFEFNNLDPGKYAIRVILDDNGNGVWDTGSYLNKIQPEKVSYYPDIIDVRANWELEQTFIILD
- a CDS encoding ComF family protein yields the protein MAKILNDINNILLPEVCFGCNTQITRGERILCAVCRHELPLTDYNYTDQNTVDHIFYGRIPINKAMSFVFFTKNGIVKNLMHYLKYKNQEQIGGFFGDWIGASLQEEKTLKNVDVVVPIPLHPKKKKKRGYNQVALFAEKIAQSINAEYRDDILLKVVNTKTQTKKDRQLRWENAKDIFQLNVHTKKDFTHVLLVDDVITTGATIEAAAQTLFKIEGICISVLSIAVVA